A section of the Streptomyces xinghaiensis S187 genome encodes:
- a CDS encoding DNA polymerase Y family protein — MRFRAADGGGPPDEETYEGLRGLLTEFTPVVQALPPDAALADVRGALRYFGRDAAELAALVRVRALARYGVDCTVGVAANPLLARMAAHDGPPGAISTVPGEPRAVTAFLARKPASGLHGVGPATVRALTTYGLDSVDRIAAAPPATLQRILGASTGRRVYEQAHGIDPTPVTPNAPARSAGAEHRFDHDELDPDQRRRALLTLAHELGAQLRTDGRVARALTLTVRYADRSTTSRTRALAEPTDHTPALTAAAYALHDVLGLQRARVRAVALRAEDLTPVEHAARQLTFDTADDKSRRIEAVTDRARARFGAAAARPAAALDRGTDRSPGGGPDGTPARGPRRWGRGGPPGSPGRHAA, encoded by the coding sequence CTGCGCTTCCGCGCCGCCGACGGCGGCGGGCCGCCCGACGAGGAGACCTACGAGGGACTGCGCGGGCTGCTCACCGAGTTCACCCCCGTCGTCCAGGCCCTGCCGCCCGACGCCGCGCTCGCCGACGTCCGGGGCGCGCTCCGCTACTTCGGCCGGGACGCCGCGGAACTCGCCGCCCTCGTCCGGGTACGGGCGCTCGCCCGGTACGGCGTCGACTGCACCGTCGGGGTCGCGGCCAACCCGCTGCTCGCCCGGATGGCCGCGCACGACGGCCCGCCCGGCGCGATCAGTACCGTCCCCGGCGAGCCCCGGGCGGTCACGGCCTTCCTCGCCCGCAAGCCCGCCTCCGGACTGCACGGCGTCGGGCCGGCGACCGTGCGCGCCCTGACCACCTACGGGCTGGACAGCGTCGACCGGATCGCCGCCGCACCGCCCGCCACCCTCCAGCGCATCCTGGGCGCGTCCACCGGGCGGCGGGTATACGAACAGGCGCACGGCATCGACCCGACCCCCGTCACACCGAACGCCCCCGCCCGTTCCGCCGGAGCCGAGCACCGCTTCGACCACGACGAACTGGACCCGGACCAGCGCCGCCGGGCGCTGCTGACGCTCGCGCACGAGCTCGGGGCACAGCTCCGTACGGACGGGCGGGTCGCACGGGCGCTGACCCTCACCGTCCGCTACGCCGACCGCTCCACGACCAGCCGCACCCGGGCCCTCGCCGAGCCCACGGACCACACCCCGGCGCTGACCGCTGCCGCGTACGCCCTGCACGACGTCCTCGGTCTGCAGCGCGCCCGCGTGCGCGCCGTCGCGCTGCGCGCGGAGGACCTGACACCGGTGGAACACGCCGCGCGCCAACTGACGTTCGACACGGCCGACGACAAGTCCCGCCGGATCGAGGCCGTCACCGACCGGGCCCGCGCCCGCTTCGGCGCCGCCGCGGCCCGCCCCGCGGCGGCCCTGGACCGGGGGACGGACCGGAGCCCGGGCGGCGGCCCGGACGGGACCCCGGCGCGCGGCCCGCGCCGCTGGGGCCGGGGCGGCCCGCCCGGCTCCCCGGGGCGGCACGCCGCCTGA